ATTGGCCGACCGTGAACCAGTCGTAAAAGACCGGCCTATTTGCCCTTCGGGAAAGACCGCTGAATCGCTCTGCTTTCGGCTTGCGTTCACGACAACCGGCTCAGCCGCCAGAAGTGCCGCCGCTTCTGTCACGGGCCCACATAACGGCGGCGGCCTTGCCGGATCTTGACTTGCCCGGCGGTGATTCGTAACGTTTGCGTTTCGTTTTCAGTGAAAGGAACCCAAGCCGTGCAGGAAGCCATCGCCAAGGCAGGATCCCTGATCGAAGCTCTGCCATATATCCAAGGATATTACGACAAGATCGTGGTGGTGAAACTGGGCGGTTCGGTCATGGATAACCCCGAGACCGAAAGGGAACTGCTGCGAGACGTAGTGTTCATGAACTACGTCGGAATGCAGCCGATCATCGTGCATGGCGGCGGTAAAGAGATCAATGCGGCGATGGACGACGCGGGCCTTGAGCCGGTTTTTGTCCAAGGACTTCGCTATACGGACGACCGAACGCTGGCTATCGCCGAGCAGGTTCTCTGCGGCCGCATCAACCGACGGCTCGTCGAGACGCTGGAATCGCTCGGTGTTGCGGCTATCGGGCTGAACAGTCTGACAAGCTGTGTCTTGTTCGCCGAGCAGATGTATCTATGTGGGGAGGAGAACCGCCGGATCGATGTCGGCTACGTCGGAAAGATCGAGAGAGTCAACGCCAGGATTCTCGAGCTGCTCTGTGAGGCCGACACGATTCCCGTCATCGCCCCGATTGCCCGTGACCGCAGCGGAGGCAAGCTGAACTGCAATGCCGACACGGCAGCCGGCGAGGTAGCCGCGGCCGTCAAGGCCGAAAAACTGGTGATGGTCTCGGACACTCACGGCATCCGCGAGAATCCCAAAGATCCCGAGTCCTTCCGCCCGACGCTCAACCGGAAGGAAATCACCGATTTCATGAACCGCGGCATCATCGACAAAGGAATGGTCCCGAAGGTTCAGGCTTGCCTGCGGGCCCTGGAGGCCGGAACCCGGAAGGCTCATATCATCGACGGCCGCATCCCTCACTCACTGCTCCTGGAGATCTTTACCGACAAGGGGATCGGCACGCAGATTCTGCAGTAAAGATATGCTTTGAGTCCCCAGGAAACGTACCGGATCACCCCTGCCTGCGTTCAGAGCACGCAGTGGGGCAGACGTACCACCGGCAAGGACGGGGCGCGATCAACCGCCAAAAGCAGATGGGGCGAACCAGCACTTCTCTGATTCGCCCCAAATCTCTTGCCGTGTCGTATTCCGACTCGGGTTCTGCAACCCTTGTCGGTTACCCTGATTACAGGGATTAGGCCGCCGGCATCGCGCCCATGAGCAGCTCGAGAAGGTTCACCAGGACCCCCGCGGTGCAGCAACTGATCTTGGGCATGCAGCCGCAGCCACAACCAAACAGGGTTGCCGCCGACACGATCGCAAACATGACTTTCTTCATCGTTCTTCTCCTTTAGAAGATACTGGCGAGCTCAGAACCTCAGGCCGCCAAAACCAACAAACAGGGAAACACTTCCACTCACGTCAGGTTATCGGCGCTCATCCACCGTGACGTCCGTTACTCCCGCCTCACGTCCTAGCCTTGCGATTCCCACCCATGCCCCGGATCCCCGCAATCAGTTTCCTCAGAACATCCGTCGCGATCCAATCCGGGCCCTCGTGACCCTTTCGGTCACTCCGATCACAACACAAGGATTAGGCCGCAGGCATCGCGCCCAGCAACAGCTCAAGGAGGTCCA
This is a stretch of genomic DNA from Phycisphaerae bacterium. It encodes these proteins:
- the argB gene encoding acetylglutamate kinase, with amino-acid sequence MQEAIAKAGSLIEALPYIQGYYDKIVVVKLGGSVMDNPETERELLRDVVFMNYVGMQPIIVHGGGKEINAAMDDAGLEPVFVQGLRYTDDRTLAIAEQVLCGRINRRLVETLESLGVAAIGLNSLTSCVLFAEQMYLCGEENRRIDVGYVGKIERVNARILELLCEADTIPVIAPIARDRSGGKLNCNADTAAGEVAAAVKAEKLVMVSDTHGIRENPKDPESFRPTLNRKEITDFMNRGIIDKGMVPKVQACLRALEAGTRKAHIIDGRIPHSLLLEIFTDKGIGTQILQ